In Callospermophilus lateralis isolate mCalLat2 chromosome 4, mCalLat2.hap1, whole genome shotgun sequence, one genomic interval encodes:
- the LOC143396454 gene encoding arylamine N-acetyltransferase 2-like, producing MDIEAYFERIGYKNSRNQLDLETLTDILQHQIRAIPFENFNMHCGESMELDLETVFDQVVRRKRGGWCLQVNHLLYWALTTMGFQTTMLGGYVYITPTNKYSSHMIHLLLQVTISGKNYIADASFGCSYQMWQPLELISGKDQPQVPGIFRLTEEEGIWYLDQIRREQHIPNQEFLNSELLDKEKYQKIYSFTLEPRTIEDFESVNTYLQTSPASVFTSISLCSLQTPEGVHCLVGFTLTYRKFNYKDGVDLVEFKTLKEEEVEEVLKTIFNISLEGKLVPKHGDQYFTI from the coding sequence ATGGACATTGAAGCATATTTTGAAAGAATTGGCTATAAGAACTCTAGGAACCAACTGGACTTGGAAACATTAACTGACATTCTTCAGCACCAGATCCGAGCTATCCCCTTTGAGAACTTTAACATGCACTGTGGGGAATCTATGGAGTTGGACTTAGAAACCGTTTTTGATCAAGTTGTGAGGAGGAAGCGGGGTGGGTGGTGCCTCCAGGTCAATCATCTTCTTTACTGGGCTCTGACCACGATGGGTTTTCAGACCACTATGTTGGGAGGATACGTTTACATCACTCCAACCAACAAATACAGCAGTCATATGATTCACCTTCTATTACAAGTGACCATCAGTGGCAAGAACTATATTGCTGATGCATCATTTGGATGTTCCTACCAGATGTGGCAGCCTCTGGAATTAATTTCTGGAAAGGATCAGCCTCAGGTGCCGGGCATTTTCCGCCTGACAGAGGAGGAAGGCATCTGGTACCTGGACCAAATCAGAAGAGAGCAGCACATTCCAAACCAAGAATTTCTCAATTCCGAACTcctagataaggaaaaataccaaAAAATCTACTCCTTTACTCTTGAACCTCGAACAATTGAAGATTTTgagtctgtgaatacataccttcaGACATCTCCAGCCTCTGTGTTTACAAGCATATCACTTTGTTCCTTGCAGACCCCAGAAGGGGTTCACTGTTTAGTGGGCTTCACCCTCACCTATAGGAAATTCAACTATAAGGACGGTGTCGACCTGGTAGAGTTTAAGACTCTGAAAGAGGAAGAAGTAGAAGAAGTATTGAAAACTATATTTAATATTTCCTTAGAAGGAAAACTGGTACCCAAACATGGTgatcaatattttactatttag